In one window of Tachypleus tridentatus isolate NWPU-2018 chromosome 2, ASM421037v1, whole genome shotgun sequence DNA:
- the LOC143244854 gene encoding ATP-binding cassette sub-family G member 8-like isoform X1, translated as MATMKRRYAVPPSILSEPSGRSRTVEDLHAWSIYRQNLNSDFTDSALGTSEKSQPPFGNFHLQESTIQKILSHPKYDPQEQQSDLGNTAFSYLRFGLPRVFPPSRVHYNGSSGYDSSDDVSPLTEHRRIRANMEFRNLVTKQSDFVAETSFARPDQHPKANSETDLLSHEIYNYKGCRNLKERVQHNSRDGCQRDPLPEVIDIQERREPSEFKAQHNFSFNSSESKAHRDIQKETSAVKNNNVPFMRPHLQVREMVYEIDDTSLIQSLCGNAKTKLKLLDNLSFEVHGGEILAILSTTALEGTTILDILADRNDKWRSCLLGDIIVNGLQMTPAKLKFCVAYVQQNFDFSPDLSVQQTLLFTSFLKKPDDPNRKRDLKGRINALLEDLGLGEIKHTQIRDITKSEKSRLNVACQLLLNTDIVLLDQPLKDMDIFDAFFLVEYLRQWAASGRIVIITIHPPTYEIFSMISRVALISMGKMLYFGKRKDMLPYFAYISFPCPAYKNPSDYYLDLATVDCLSPEAKMESIQRIQNLAEFYRHHQEALSDPGPVSTSPTNVAHSGFFIQVLALWIRVIIYMFPYNIGHFISDILFSSLMSILIGIIYWKVREGSEQEYVLDRIGVYYVIMGVALLPMMLKYIRDVSKDKAPVSHDVREGLYSYFAYIMSKLTYSMPSAVAVCLAYIIPVYSIAGFESDFRINMFGIYIGYMLLYLLAIRMLSLALGWLFSSHYLAAGGVGLILMLSTTTAGYTVHFTDLSAVFSWFQWVSPMRWTMEQVVILEFFGKNEGGEYETKYLCDRNPVIQQQNNLLVKAECGILNDAHALRLHDYHTTWPQYQPIIITLAFYIFWFLVSIFIHQQPNRSNKSSVS; from the exons ATGGCCACAATGAAGCGACGTTATGCTGTTCCTCCAAGTATCTTGTCAGAACCTTCTGGACGATCTCGAACTGTAGAAGATTTGCATGCTTGGAGTATTTATAGACAGAATCTCAATTCAGATTTTACTGACAGTGCTTTGGGAACTTCAGAAAAGTCACAACCTCCTTTTGGAAACTTCCACCTCCAGGAATCAACAATACAGAAAATTCTCAGTCATCCTAAGTATGACCCACAAGAACAGCAGTCAGATTTGGGTAATACTGCTTTCTCTTACTTGCGATTCGGTTTACCTCGAGTATTTCCTCCATCACGAGTTCATTATAATGGCTCGAGTGGTTATGATTCGAGTGATGACGTGTCACCTTTAACGGAGCACAGGCGAATTCGCGCTAATATGGAATTTCGTAATCTTGTGACCAAACAAAGTGATTTCGTAGCTGAAACGTCATTTGCGCGTCCAGATCAACACCCTAAGGCTAATAGCGAAACTGACCTCCTGAGTCACGAAATTTACAACTATAAGGGCTGTCGCAACTTGAAAGAGCGAGTTCAGCACAACTCACGAGACGGATGTCAACGGGATCCACTGCCAGAAGTAATTGATATTCAGGAAAGACGTGAGCCTTCAGAATTTAAAGCTCAACATAACTTCTCTTTCAATTCATCTGAGTCTAAAGCTCATCGTGATATCCAGAAAGAAACGTCTgcggtaaaaaacaacaatgttcCTTTCATGCGCCCACATTTGCAGGTACGCGAAATGGTTTACGAGATCGACGATACTTCTTTAATCCAGAGTCTATGTGGGAATGCAAAGACAAAACTTAAACTTCTAGATAACTTGTCTTTTGAGGTCCATGGAGGAGAGATTCTAGCTATTTTGTCAACTACAG CACTAGAGGGCACTACCATATTAGATATCTTGGCTGATCGTAACGACAAATGGCGAAGTTGTCTTCTTGGAGATATCATTGTCAATGGTCTACAGATGACACCAGCAAAGTTAAAATTTTGTGTTGCTTATGTTCAGCAAAATTTTGATTTCAGTCCAGATTTGAGTGTTCAACAGACTCTTCTTTTCACGTCCTTTCTAAAGAAACCTGATGATCCTAACAGAAAACGAGACCTTAAAGGacgg atcAATGCATTATTGGAAGATCTCGGTCTCGGAGAAATTAAACATACACAAATCCGAGATATTACAAAATCTGAAAAAAGTCGGCTTAATGTGGCTTGTCAGCTTCTCCTAAATACAG ATATCGTGTTATTGGATCAACCCTTGAAAGACATGGACATTTTTGACGCCTTCTTTTTAGTGGAATACCTTCGACAGTGGGCTGCAAGCGGgcgtattgttattattactattcaccCACCgacatatgaaatattttccatGATTTCAAGGG TTGCCTTAATTTCCATGGGTAAAATGCTATATTTTGGCAAGAGGAAAGACATGTTACCATACTTTGCTTACATCAGTTTTCCTTGTCCAGCTTATAAGAATCCATCCGATTACTACT TGGACTTAGCGACCGTAGATTGTTTATCACCCGAAGCCAAGATGGAATCAATTCAACGCATTCAAAATCTTGCAGAGTTTTATCGTCATCACCAGGAGGCGCTTTCCGATCCTGGTCCAGTCTCTACGTCACCCACTAACGTAGCTCATTCAGGATTCTTCATTCAGGTTTTAGCGTTGTGGAT ACGCGTGATAATCTACATGTTCCCCTATAACATTGGTCACTTTATATCCGACATACTATTCTCCTCCCTGATGTCCATCCTAATTGGAATAATTTACTGGAAAGTTCGAGAAGGATCGGAACAAGAATATGTTCTTGATAGGATTGGTGTTTATTATGTCATTATGGGTGTGGCTTTGCTGCCGATGATGTTGAAGTACATCAGAGATG TAAGTAAAGACAAGGCACCCGTATCACACGATGTGCGAGAAGGATTGTATTCTTATTTTGCTTACATTATGTCAAAG ttaacaTACAGCATGCCTTCAGCGGTTGCAGTATGTCTCGCCTACATCATTCCTGTTTACTCCATTGCTGGCTTCGAATCTGACTTCAGGATTAATATGTTTGGTATATACATTGGATATATGCTCTTATACCTATTAGCCATACGTATGCTCTCCTTAGCTCTTGGTTGGTTATTTTCCTCGCACTACCTAGCGGCAGGTGGTGTCGGCTTAATTCTGATGTTAAGTACAACCACGGCTGGATACACTGTCCACTTTACTGATTTATCAGCTGTGTTCTCCTGGTTCCAGTGGGTGTCACCTATGCGATGGACGATGGAACAAGTTGTGATTTTGGAATTCTTTGGAAAAAATGAGGGTGGTGAGTATGAAACTAAATACTTGTGTGATCGCAATCCCGTgatacaacaacaaaataatctaCTTGTGAAGGCTGAATGTGGAATATTAAATGATGCCCATGCACTACGTTTACATGATTACCATACCACGTGGCCGCAATATCAACCAATCATTATTACCCTTGccttttatatattttggttTCTGGTTTCAATTTTCATTCACCAACAGCCAAATCGATCCAATAAATCTTCAGTTAGCTAA
- the LOC143244854 gene encoding uncharacterized protein LOC143244854 isoform X2 — MATMKRRYAVPPSILSEPSGRSRTVEDLHAWSIYRQNLNSDFTDSALGTSEKSQPPFGNFHLQESTIQKILSHPKYDPQEQQSDLGNTAFSYLRFGLPRVFPPSRVHYNGSSGYDSSDDVSPLTEHRRIRANMEFRNLVTKQSDFVAETSFARPDQHPKANSETDLLSHEIYNYKGCRNLKERVQHNSRDGCQRDPLPEVIDIQERREPSEFKAQHNFSFNSSESKAHRDIQKETSAVKNNNVPFMRPHLQVREMVYEIDDTSLIQSLCGNAKTKLKLLDNLSFEVHGGEILAILSTTALEGTTILDILADRNDKWRSCLLGDIIVNGLQMTPAKLKFCVAYVQQNFDFSPDLSVQQTLLFTSFLKKPDDPNRKRDLKGRINALLEDLGLGEIKHTQIRDITKSEKSRLNVACQLLLNTDIVLLDQPLKDMDIFDAFFLVEYLRQWAASGRIVIITIHPPTYEIFSMISRVDLATVDCLSPEAKMESIQRIQNLAEFYRHHQEALSDPGPVSTSPTNVAHSGFFIQVLALWIRVIIYMFPYNIGHFISDILFSSLMSILIGIIYWKVREGSEQEYVLDRIGVYYVIMGVALLPMMLKYIRDVSKDKAPVSHDVREGLYSYFAYIMSKLTYSMPSAVAVCLAYIIPVYSIAGFESDFRINMFGIYIGYMLLYLLAIRMLSLALGWLFSSHYLAAGGVGLILMLSTTTAGYTVHFTDLSAVFSWFQWVSPMRWTMEQVVILEFFGKNEGGEYETKYLCDRNPVIQQQNNLLVKAECGILNDAHALRLHDYHTTWPQYQPIIITLAFYIFWFLVSIFIHQQPNRSNKSSVS; from the exons ATGGCCACAATGAAGCGACGTTATGCTGTTCCTCCAAGTATCTTGTCAGAACCTTCTGGACGATCTCGAACTGTAGAAGATTTGCATGCTTGGAGTATTTATAGACAGAATCTCAATTCAGATTTTACTGACAGTGCTTTGGGAACTTCAGAAAAGTCACAACCTCCTTTTGGAAACTTCCACCTCCAGGAATCAACAATACAGAAAATTCTCAGTCATCCTAAGTATGACCCACAAGAACAGCAGTCAGATTTGGGTAATACTGCTTTCTCTTACTTGCGATTCGGTTTACCTCGAGTATTTCCTCCATCACGAGTTCATTATAATGGCTCGAGTGGTTATGATTCGAGTGATGACGTGTCACCTTTAACGGAGCACAGGCGAATTCGCGCTAATATGGAATTTCGTAATCTTGTGACCAAACAAAGTGATTTCGTAGCTGAAACGTCATTTGCGCGTCCAGATCAACACCCTAAGGCTAATAGCGAAACTGACCTCCTGAGTCACGAAATTTACAACTATAAGGGCTGTCGCAACTTGAAAGAGCGAGTTCAGCACAACTCACGAGACGGATGTCAACGGGATCCACTGCCAGAAGTAATTGATATTCAGGAAAGACGTGAGCCTTCAGAATTTAAAGCTCAACATAACTTCTCTTTCAATTCATCTGAGTCTAAAGCTCATCGTGATATCCAGAAAGAAACGTCTgcggtaaaaaacaacaatgttcCTTTCATGCGCCCACATTTGCAGGTACGCGAAATGGTTTACGAGATCGACGATACTTCTTTAATCCAGAGTCTATGTGGGAATGCAAAGACAAAACTTAAACTTCTAGATAACTTGTCTTTTGAGGTCCATGGAGGAGAGATTCTAGCTATTTTGTCAACTACAG CACTAGAGGGCACTACCATATTAGATATCTTGGCTGATCGTAACGACAAATGGCGAAGTTGTCTTCTTGGAGATATCATTGTCAATGGTCTACAGATGACACCAGCAAAGTTAAAATTTTGTGTTGCTTATGTTCAGCAAAATTTTGATTTCAGTCCAGATTTGAGTGTTCAACAGACTCTTCTTTTCACGTCCTTTCTAAAGAAACCTGATGATCCTAACAGAAAACGAGACCTTAAAGGacgg atcAATGCATTATTGGAAGATCTCGGTCTCGGAGAAATTAAACATACACAAATCCGAGATATTACAAAATCTGAAAAAAGTCGGCTTAATGTGGCTTGTCAGCTTCTCCTAAATACAG ATATCGTGTTATTGGATCAACCCTTGAAAGACATGGACATTTTTGACGCCTTCTTTTTAGTGGAATACCTTCGACAGTGGGCTGCAAGCGGgcgtattgttattattactattcaccCACCgacatatgaaatattttccatGATTTCAAGGG TGGACTTAGCGACCGTAGATTGTTTATCACCCGAAGCCAAGATGGAATCAATTCAACGCATTCAAAATCTTGCAGAGTTTTATCGTCATCACCAGGAGGCGCTTTCCGATCCTGGTCCAGTCTCTACGTCACCCACTAACGTAGCTCATTCAGGATTCTTCATTCAGGTTTTAGCGTTGTGGAT ACGCGTGATAATCTACATGTTCCCCTATAACATTGGTCACTTTATATCCGACATACTATTCTCCTCCCTGATGTCCATCCTAATTGGAATAATTTACTGGAAAGTTCGAGAAGGATCGGAACAAGAATATGTTCTTGATAGGATTGGTGTTTATTATGTCATTATGGGTGTGGCTTTGCTGCCGATGATGTTGAAGTACATCAGAGATG TAAGTAAAGACAAGGCACCCGTATCACACGATGTGCGAGAAGGATTGTATTCTTATTTTGCTTACATTATGTCAAAG ttaacaTACAGCATGCCTTCAGCGGTTGCAGTATGTCTCGCCTACATCATTCCTGTTTACTCCATTGCTGGCTTCGAATCTGACTTCAGGATTAATATGTTTGGTATATACATTGGATATATGCTCTTATACCTATTAGCCATACGTATGCTCTCCTTAGCTCTTGGTTGGTTATTTTCCTCGCACTACCTAGCGGCAGGTGGTGTCGGCTTAATTCTGATGTTAAGTACAACCACGGCTGGATACACTGTCCACTTTACTGATTTATCAGCTGTGTTCTCCTGGTTCCAGTGGGTGTCACCTATGCGATGGACGATGGAACAAGTTGTGATTTTGGAATTCTTTGGAAAAAATGAGGGTGGTGAGTATGAAACTAAATACTTGTGTGATCGCAATCCCGTgatacaacaacaaaataatctaCTTGTGAAGGCTGAATGTGGAATATTAAATGATGCCCATGCACTACGTTTACATGATTACCATACCACGTGGCCGCAATATCAACCAATCATTATTACCCTTGccttttatatattttggttTCTGGTTTCAATTTTCATTCACCAACAGCCAAATCGATCCAATAAATCTTCAGTTAGCTAA